The sequence below is a genomic window from Bactrocera neohumeralis isolate Rockhampton chromosome 4, APGP_CSIRO_Bneo_wtdbg2-racon-allhic-juicebox.fasta_v2, whole genome shotgun sequence.
gtgtgccaaCTTATCGAAATGATTCATACTTCGTGCGAGAGCCCATAAGACCTtctcattttataattttttttttatacgaaaagactttttcgactacacaatatttgcataattttcatACACACTGTGCAATCACTGTTGTcttttcttcaaaaacaaagaaaatatattataataaatctaCAGTATTGCcaagcatacatatatcaatggctttaatttgatgtatttcTTTTCAGAAACCTGGGTACATTCGTCGCCATATCAGCCGGTGCCACCGGGTGCCGTTGTGGGTGGCCACGACTCTGACGGCACGCCCATCTATGTGGGTCGTTCATTTCACGAGGGCGATAACCTACCGGCCAAAGTGATACCCAGCAAAGGTTGCGCTTATGTCTGCTGGGGCTGTAAGGAAATACAGAAAACACACTATGAGGTGCTAGTGGGTCAAGGCTATGCTTGGGTTCCTTGTTATGGTGGTGCTGTGCCGCCCAATGCTGTGCGCAGCGGTACCACACGCAACGGCGAACCATTGTACATAGGTCGCGGTCATCATGCCAACAGTTTAACTGTTGGTAAGATACATCCATCACATGGCTGTTTGTATATACCGTTTGGTGGGAATGAAGTGCGTCTTGACTCATACGAAGTGCTCATCAGACAGGCTGCAGATCAATGGGTGCCCGCAACACCATACCATGTGCCGCCGAATGCCGTCGTTGGTGGCTACGATTCGGATCGTGCTCCCATTTATGTGGGTCGTGCCATGCATGAAGGTGAGCTGCTGCCTGCTAAGTTTGTTCCCAACAAAGGTAGTGCATACGTCTGTTGTGGCGGTTACGAGATCAATAAGACCTCTTTCGATGTGCTCTGTGGCTACGGTTACAGCTGGGTGCATGTGTATAATCATGTGATCCCACCGAATGCTGTAATAAGCGGCGTCGGACGAGTCGGTAATCGTTTGTATGTCGGTCGCGGCCATTATCAGGGCAGCTTAACTCCCGGTTTAGTTTCACAATTGCAACGCTGCCTCTTCATTCCATATGGTGGTCGCGAAATCCGCGTCGACTCATACGAAGTTCTCTGCCGGGTTTAACCttgattattttctataaaaaagaacaaatttgtatgaaaagaacagcaaaaataaaaagcatatttgatacgaaatatatacatacatacatacaactaaGATTTACTTATTGTTATATTCCCCCAACTCGTACATAGCGGACGTATGCACCCTTTTGTTGAATTTGCATAGTTTAGTCGGTTCACACATggaaaatacatttaattttatcttttcattaaaatttagaCTACAAATGGGTGCATTCGTCCGCGTACGCCTCCATTCCACCAAATGCCGTAATTGGTGGTAACGACTTTGAGGGCGATACTATCTACGTCGGTCGCACATTCCACAATGGTGACACTTTGGTGGCACAGGTTGTGCCTAAGAAGCAAATTGCATTTGTATCATGGCGTGGAGAAGCCATTCCCAAGGATCATTTTGAGGTACTTTGCGGCACAAACCTTATCTGGCGTCATTGTTATGATCACGTTATACCAGAGAATGCTGTGGTTTGTGGCAAGACAGCGCTGGGTCAACCAGTTTATATTGGGCGTGGACATTACGAAGGCAGTTTGAGTGTTGGAAAGGTTTCATCAGTTCATCGCGCCTTATTCATACCATTCAAAACTGCCGAACGTCGCTTGGAATCTTATGAAATTCTGGTGGAACAAAAACGCCACGAAGGATGGGCAGTAGGTGATAcaacgccaccaccaccaccaccagcaaTAGAGGACATAAAACCACCATATCCCGTACCGCCCATTGTGGACGTAAAACCATACATACCACCACAAGATGTGAAGCCACCATCGGGACCACCAAAGCCTATGCCAATGCCACAACCACTCGCTCCACCAGCAACAACCGATCCCTACAATCCGCATCCAGTTTTCGATCCGCCGCCACCATATCACTCAATCGGTGTTCCAGTTTATCCACCCACCCCGCCAATTCCACCTTATATACCACCCAGCCAGCCAGCTGGGTATGGTCCGCAACAATCTGATACTTGGGTGGTTTCAAGCGCCAATTATACGCCACCAAATGCTGTGTACGCCGGACACGATACTGATATGTCACCAATTGTGGTTTGTCGCTGCTTCCACAATGGCGATTTGCTACCAGGCAAAGCGATACCGAGTCGCGCTTGTGCCTACGTGTCGTACGCGGGTCAGGAGATTCAGAAAGAAAGTTTCGAAATTCTCGTCGGTGAGGGTTACGATTGGATGCCGGCTTCAAATGGTATGATGCCACCAGGTGCTATAGAGGCAGGACGCACTGACAACGGCGAAATATTATATGTGGGTAGGGCCCACTATTGTGGCAGTCTGACACCTGGTAAAATTCAACCATCGCACGGTGCACTCTACATTCCCTTCGGTGGTTGTGAGCGGAGGATTTCTAACTATGAAGTACTTGTACGCCACAACAATTTCTACCGGGATGAAGcgataaaaatttgttattaaatgGTGAAATAACAGAATAATTTGTCagtaacatatttttcatatatttaacatatatgtatgtagatgtacatatttatttaatcaatgcagcattttcaaatatatacacacatatttaagcAACGAAAGCTTATTTCACTAGATTTCAAAATGTTGCTTTACTTTTTcctcataaattaaatatacaaataattgaataacactgtggaacatttttgggattattgtctggggggtgagaaattccaagtcagggtgatggtactaggtcagtatagtaaaaccctcaaagggtttggcgttcgtatgtgtctgtttttttatgaccttttaaattttttccttatcttgatgttttttcgcttagttgtaacattttggcaaaaacgtagtttaacataactcgcgaaccactattatctatttttccaatccatttgacggttgtagcagcttttacacactatatttggtacccaattttcgttcactataacatttaaCATTTGAATAAATGTCGATTTAGGTTCATAATTGACTCAGTTGAATCAACGACGAACAGTTACACATCGACCGCCGAGGTGTACGTACCGTTATATCtgtagaataaaattaaaagcaaaaggataaaataataaatcaaagaaaatttttgtaatccGTTGAATGAAGATAATTATGCGTAAGTAAACTTTACTTTAATCAAGGAAGGAAGGACTAAGCTCGGTGTATTCTCTTGATTATTAAATATCAAAGTCAGGACATATTTTCAtgtgttggcaaaactttatacATAACAAAGAAGTTTCTGAGAATTCAACCTTCACCAATCGAAATTCGAAATTGTCTTAATAACTTTAAAAGAAAAGGTCATTCTGGTTTCATTACTAGGTTTTTTTTGGGTCCGGTATATTTAATCAATAATCACTTTGTAGGGTTTGAAATGTAAGTTGGATTGGATGAAGGGAGTTGAAAAATTGCGGTCTACGCCCCTTGTCCAAAGTTTATACCGGTTTCGTTGCAGCTCTTAGATATCAAATCtttcttatacatacatgtactttataactttttaaaaaatttaaaccacaGATGCTTCTCTTTTCATCGATACTCTGTAACGAATAACAGTTTcgtattataattttgaaattttgatagCTTTGAACTTGTCTTGTCATCctgattattttaatatacatatgtatatagtatatcatatttatgtcgattagttttaggtgttacaatCCCTCATTGTATTCCATCGATACTTAAATACTTTCCTGAACTATATTTGTATGTGGTATATTATCGAACCGATACTTTGTCATGATGCTAATATTAGAAAAGGCCTAcggttatttaattttatcaaaaacacaaccctacgagtggtacaaagccctCGAAGACGGTGGACATGTCTCGCATCTCTCAAAAGttcgttcaaatgattttggtggatattttgggtaagaAACACGTTCTTGatcgactcgttccgataaacgtaatttttttcaagagtaccgtaaacaagtCCTTTTGATATTCCGATCCTTTATATATTcaaagcattataactgccgatgagacatgggtttatgagtttacCATGCAAGTAAATCAACAATTatcggaatggaacccgttttcagtcgatcgaagagataaaactaAATTCGTTAAAGGAGGTGAAGGCCAGCCCaagaagtgcttatgaaaagtgttccgaggactggaaaaatcgttggtgtaagtgtattacatctggtgaggattactttgaacgcgacaaaatagatattgatgaattattgaatattttgcattttatttacaattgtctggtacttttttgtcataatatacTTCCTTTTagtagctgtcttcgattcgctaTTTCTCTGCTCGCTTCTGTTCTTAAATAAATTACGtgtgaaagcaacaacaaagttatcgAGTTGAGTTCGTATAAGAAAGTGTACGAATACCTTATTAAAGTGATATAGCCGCAGAGAACGTATAGAGAGAAGATTCACGGTGCGGAAATTAtcaaaacatttcattttacGTTCTCTATTTTAGATCAGTTTTTGTAATGTGAATGGttcaaataacaaataaaatataaaaattcctgtatttttaaaatataaaacttgaaATCAATTATAGTAGTTTATAGAAAACCAAAATTCGGTCTTTTATTTGTCCTATTTATTTTCAGAATCTTCGAAACCTTCGTCGAATTATCAGCTGGTGCCACGGGAAACCTTTGTTGGCGGACGCAACTGTGGCACTCCCATCCATGCAGACCGTTCATTCCACAGAAACTATAATCTACCGGCCAAAGTGATACCCAGCAAAGGTTATGCTTATGCATACTCTGGTTTTGAGGGAATACAGAAAACACACTATGAGGTGCTAGTGAATCAAAGCTATGCGCGTGTAACTTCCTACGGGGGTTCGGTGACCATCAACGCTGGAGGCGGTGGTACCATATCCAATGGTGAGCCATTATACATACAAGTAGATCgttgcacttatgccaacagtTTAACCGTTGGTAAAATACATCCATCAAATGGCTGTTTGTATAAACCGGTTGGAGGTAAAGTAGTGCGTTTTCATTGAAGTAAAGTGCAGATCAGAAAGGCCGATACCAATGCATATTAATATGTCTATAAGTGTCGAGTATTAGACATTGTTTTATATCTGGTGGAGTTGAGAGAAACTGCGACAGTGTCAGTGAGCACAAATATAAAGACACCCACTGAGGACTATGGAACCTtacattttcacaatatttttattctatCGTGAAACAAACTATTCTGTGCTattatattcattttaaatattttacgggTTCAAGAAGTATATTGGATCCAATAGACCTTAACTTTAGTGGActtaatataacaaaataaaaaccttTATATGCACCCAACATTTTAACTAaacgttttaattaaatttaataaagaaaatattttgttttttgatttcaaaaatataaaatcgagAACACTCTTATATTGTTTCCCTTTCGAAAAGGCATTGAAGTAATGAACTCTtggtaagaatattttttttataatcggAATCTTATAAATTCTAGTGGAGCAAAATTGCAGTGAAGGATAGGTAGTTGGTGATACAACGCCACCAGCACCACCACCAAGAAGAGAAGACATAAACCCACCATATCCCGTACTCCCATTATGAACGTAAAACCATATATACCACTACAAGATGTGAAGCTCCCATTAGGACTATCAATGCCACAACCACTTGGTCCACCAGCAACAACCGATACCTACAATCCGCCTGCAGTTTTCGATCCAACTTTGAAGTACTTGAAGcgataaaaatttgttattgaaTGGTgaaatctgaataatttctcaGTAATACATTTCCATGTATTTTacagtaatatacatatgtacatacttatttaatcaatataatattttcataaatactatacacaaatatatagcTGTAAGCCCTGGCAGCTAGTGCTTCTTACTCTATaagataataattgtattattatttttcatttagtaaataaataaaaatacacaaatatttaagcAACGAAAGCTTAGTTCAGCTTATGACTAATGcatttcgaagtcgtagaaaCGTTTCTATCAAATGAACCATTCGAATCGGGGAGACTTTATCAAGTACATTGAGCCCTGTTGCGTTAACGCTTCATATGTATGGCATAATACAGTTCGCTATAGATATGATTTTCCAAATCAAAATCGCGctcataattaatttaaagcaaTCATCTTCCTCCAGCATCATACTCTCGCAATTACTCACTTCTCCATCATTAAGACGTAgttataataatgaaatattttatatcttctGGCTTCGATGACAtttaatattcttcttctttattggcgtagatgccaggttcttctccacttggtctttccaacggagtggagttcttcctcttcctctgcttcccccagcgggtactgcgtcgaatatttttagagctggagtgttttcgtccattcggacgacatgacctagcctaTTAATGTCATTAATTTGAGACTTAGTCATAGTACTTTTGACTAAACCAACCTCTGCTAAGTCACatgtgtactaagtttcattaatataatatatttaaatctcGTTTGCGCGGACAAATGGATGGACGGAAAGACATCTAATGCTTACGAGGTTCAAAGCGTCTCGACTTCTTGATCATTGTGATAAATGTGGAATTGTAAAGTTATTGCTGATCGATTAAGGGGGTTTTACTGTAACAATGTGCCTTTTGCCTTCAATGTGTTCTATATAGGCT
It includes:
- the LOC126755284 gene encoding uncharacterized protein LOC126755284; the protein is MKIIMQSSKPSSNYQLVPRETFVGGRNCGTPIHADRSFHRNYNLPAKVIPSKGYAYAYSGFEGIQKTHYEVLVNQSYARVTSYGGSVTINAGGGGTISNGEPLYIQVDRCTYANSLTVGKIHPSNGCLYKPVGGKVVRFH
- the LOC126755281 gene encoding uncharacterized protein LOC126755281 isoform X2, which codes for METWVHSSPYQPVPPGAVVGGHDSDGTPIYVGRSFHEGDNLPAKVIPSKGCAYVCWGCKEIQKTHYEVLVGQGYAWVPCYGGAVPPNAVRSGTTRNGEPLYIGRGHHANSLTVGKIHPSHGCLYIPFGGNEVRLDSYEVLIRQAADQWVPATPYHVPPNAVVGGYDSDRAPIYVGRAMHEDYKWVHSSAYASIPPNAVIGGNDFEGDTIYVGRTFHNGDTLVAQVVPKKQIAFVSWRGEAIPKDHFEVLCGTNLIWRHCYDHVIPENAVVCGKTALGQPVYIGRGHYEGSLSVGKVSSVHRALFIPFKTAERRLESYEILVEQKRHEGWAVGDTTPPPPPPAIEDIKPPYPVPPIVDVKPYIPPQDVKPPSGPPKPMPMPQPLAPPATTDPYNPHPVFDPPPPYHSIGVPVYPPTPPIPPYIPPSQPAGYGPQQSDTWVVSSANYTPPNAVYAGHDTDMSPIVVCRCFHNGDLLPGKAIPSRACAYVSYAGQEIQKESFEILVGEGYDWMPASNGMMPPGAIEAGRTDNGEILYVGRAHYCGSLTPGKIQPSHGALYIPFGGCERRISNYEVLVRHNNFYRDEAIKICY
- the LOC126755281 gene encoding uncharacterized protein LOC126755281 isoform X3 — translated: MGATISVQPGAVFQHETWVHSSPYQPVPPGAVVGGHDSDGTPIYVGRSFHEGDNLPAKVIPSKGCAYVCWGCKEIQKTHYEVLVGQGYAWVPCYGGAVPPNAVRSGTTRNGEPLYIGRGHHANSLTVGKIHPSHGCLYIPFGGNEVRLDSYEVLIRQAADQWVPATPYHVPPNAVVGGYDSDRAPIYVGRAMHEGELLPAKFVPNKGSAYVCCGGYEINKTSFDVLCGYGYSWVHVYNHVIPPNAVISGVGRVGNRLYVGRGHYQGSLTPGLVSQLQRCLFIPYGGREIRVDSYEVLCRV
- the LOC126755281 gene encoding uncharacterized protein LOC126755281 isoform X1; the encoded protein is MGATISVQPGAVFQHETWVHSSPYQPVPPGAVVGGHDSDGTPIYVGRSFHEGDNLPAKVIPSKGCAYVCWGCKEIQKTHYEVLVGQGYAWVPCYGGAVPPNAVRSGTTRNGEPLYIGRGHHANSLTVGKIHPSHGCLYIPFGGNEVRLDSYEVLIRQAADQWVPATPYHVPPNAVVGGYDSDRAPIYVGRAMHEDYKWVHSSAYASIPPNAVIGGNDFEGDTIYVGRTFHNGDTLVAQVVPKKQIAFVSWRGEAIPKDHFEVLCGTNLIWRHCYDHVIPENAVVCGKTALGQPVYIGRGHYEGSLSVGKVSSVHRALFIPFKTAERRLESYEILVEQKRHEGWAVGDTTPPPPPPAIEDIKPPYPVPPIVDVKPYIPPQDVKPPSGPPKPMPMPQPLAPPATTDPYNPHPVFDPPPPYHSIGVPVYPPTPPIPPYIPPSQPAGYGPQQSDTWVVSSANYTPPNAVYAGHDTDMSPIVVCRCFHNGDLLPGKAIPSRACAYVSYAGQEIQKESFEILVGEGYDWMPASNGMMPPGAIEAGRTDNGEILYVGRAHYCGSLTPGKIQPSHGALYIPFGGCERRISNYEVLVRHNNFYRDEAIKICY
- the LOC126755281 gene encoding uncharacterized protein LOC126755281 isoform X4, with amino-acid sequence MGEHHWFSTTITADLPPFAVQAGHDSDGDPIYVGRAYHNGDMLVAKVVPNKGQAYVAWGGEEVNKHDIEILAGHHYHWVPDANGSVPPNAISCGQTSLGEPLYVGRGYHANSLTPGKIHPSQGCLYIGFGGEEVSLSNYEVLVQTWVHSSPYQPVPPGAVVGGHDSDGTPIYVGRSFHEGDNLPAKVIPSKGCAYVCWGCKEIQKTHYEVLVGQGYAWVPCYGGAVPPNAVRSGTTRNGEPLYIGRGHHANSLTVGKIHPSHGCLYIPFGGNEVRLDSYEVLIRQAADQWVPATPYHVPPNAVVGGYDSDRAPIYVGRAMHEDYKWVHSSAYASIPPNAVIGGNDFEGDTIYVGRTFHNGDTLVAQVVPKKQIAFVSWRGEAIPKDHFEVLCGTNLIWRHCYDHVIPENAVVCGKTALGQPVYIGRGHYEGSLSVGKVSSVHRALFIPFKTAERRLESYEILVEQKRHEGWAVGDTTPPPPPPAIEDIKPPYPVPPIVDVKPYIPPQDVKPPSGPPKPMPMPQPLAPPATTDPYNPHPVFDPPPPYHSIGVPVYPPTPPIPPYIPPSQPAGYGPQQSDTWVVSSANYTPPNAVYAGHDTDMSPIVVCRCFHNGDLLPGKAIPSRACAYVSYAGQEIQKESFEILVGEGYDWMPASNGMMPPGAIEAGRTDNGEILYVGRAHYCGSLTPGKIQPSHGALYIPFGGCERRISNYEVLVRHNNFYRDEAIKICY